From the Phyllopteryx taeniolatus isolate TA_2022b chromosome 16, UOR_Ptae_1.2, whole genome shotgun sequence genome, one window contains:
- the ep300b gene encoding histone acetyltransferase p300 isoform X4: MADNVLESGPSSAKRPKLSSPALSVSASDGNDFGSLFDLEHDLPDELISSSDLGLTNGGDINQLHTSLGGIGMGGQDAAAKHKQLSELLRTGAPSQQVGPASNTTGLGGSMGILGGVNISPGAPQGIPPQGQQQQPGLMQQVGMVGGVASLNRVTAMMGGQRGSNGQQQQGMMAGHVLNGSSRMGYPGSAGMGNNSNLLAETLQQQQGGQQMGSGGQPGIRPQQPGALNKMNMIANMGPYGGPYGQSAGQGLPGAGLSPQLQNKAGMANNLPSQFNMDKKVPAGQTIPGMTPQQQQPPGIGGVSVGGAAVGAAQVGLGAVGAGPCTTPPTADPEKRKLIQQQLVLLLHAHKCQRREQANGEVRQCNLPHCRTMKNVLNHMTHCQAGKSCQVAHCASSRQIISHWKNCTRHDCPVCLPLKNAGDKRNQQSLVSSAGLGLVNSIGSGVPGGQSNTPNLNPPNQIDPSSIERAYAALGLTYQGNQMQQQPPQANMPNQGMQGQPGMRSLNVMGGNSIGVNGGVQPPNHQASLLPDAMLQNTLNAQSLMSDGVGNLGSMPTAAPPSAAMRKSWHEDITQDLRNHLVHKLVQAIFPTPDPAALKDRRMENLVAYARKVEGDMYESANSRAEYYHLLAEKIYKIQKELEEKRRTRLQKQGMMPGQPGLATSGFPQGPLSLGQPPMAPGPPLNGPHADPSMIRPGGPNQMANRMQNPAGINQFGQMGMQSMGQRSTPPLPLNAPMNQMGMGSARMGQPNVTQLQNQYLPPSQFPGSSPGLGSGPVGVNQPGSQAAVPLQNQMSTPPSLPAGSPSAQSATPAPGSAASGGSVGTVCGKGPLPNLPPSSTSNQPNTFPHCPPIRTNSPSPARSLTPQPHQTAPTIPRSQTPQPQTPGTPQLPPQHQQQASQPQQPSGQVGSSEKAIQLPQQTLGGVTTSGLQAGQASLVPIQNAHVPLQLPPTPLSPKPPVTADVQVSSPASVSSSTEPSSQLGPAPIQEDIKMEVKKQEEEEDEGDETQGEGKCLGKTGKVEPDVKAEEKFDIKKEKLSEEGCKAEAMDTSSSSVSSSVETGEDKKPEVKKEPKEQDEASVASPASTQSKKKIFKPEELRQALMPTLEALYRQDPESLPFRQPVDPQLLGIPDYFDIVKNPMDLSTIKRKLDTGQYQEPWQYVEDIWLMFNNAWLYNRKTSRVYKYCSKLAEVFETEIDPVMQGLGYCCGRKFEFSPQTLCCYGKQLCTIQRDAAYFSYQNSSPKYGLLADRYHFCEKCFNEIQGESVSLGDDPSQPQTSISKDQFQRKKNDTLDPELLVECTDCGRKMHQICVLHNETIWPSGFVCDNCLKMANKTRKENKYAAKRLPQTKLGSYLESRVNDYIKRQNHLEAGEVTIRVVHVSDKVVEVKPGMKSRFVDSGEMSESFPYRMKALFAFEDIDGADVCFFGMHVQEYGSDCPPPNQRRVYISYLDSVHFFKPRHLRTAVYHEILLGYLEYAKRLGFTTGHIWACPPSEGDDYIFHCHPADQKIPKPKRLQEWYKRMLDKAVSERIVHDYKDIFKQATEDRLTSAKELPYFEGDFWPNVLEESIKELEQEEEERKREENSTCNESTDATKGDSKNAKKKNNKKTSKNKSSLSRANKKKPGMPNVSNDLSQKLYATMEKHKEVFFVIRLIAGPTANSLPPITDPDPLMACDLMDGRDAFLTLARDKHLEFSSLRRSMWSSMCMLVELHNQSQDRFVYTCNECKHHVETRFHCTVCEDYDLCITCYNIKGHEHKMDKLGLGLDDDSNNQAAAATQSPGDSRRLSIQRCIQSLVHACQCRNANCSLPSCQKMKRVVQHTKSCKRKTNGGCPICKQLIALCCYHAKHCQENKCPVPFCLNIKQKLRQQQLQHRLQQAQMLRRRMASMQRVGQPAGGQPGGPVMGLPSPGTNGITAPSTPTSVGTQPATPQTPTQTVPSLPQQGLGPGPGLQQAPQPGGMSVQGGMPPQQQQLHHQFQQMPGGGGGTGGIMSSPQHQHHMLTQVQQQQSGPGTNHQQLHQHPNNMPAFASRPPGSSPIHQSQGKPVLGSATPPRQQPGCPIMAGNIGGQPPNQPQGQPALPQQQQPSGPPPAAVEIAMKIQRVADAQRKMALQRQVAAGLMPPHPHHQQGQGQPMPLGHPGTGGPVGPQGVPPQNQAAMQSARAHMEQHQSAPAGMMVGAGGAMLHQQQQQQQQQQQQQQQQGNIPQGQIPSQVQLQQQRMGAPLQNPQQQWTGQGMPPQQRQAMMNQMGHHQVLMVAQQQQQQQLQQQQAQSHNAMMNMAQQQQQQPPGAAGVVLGGAGPGAAGVPGAGAGGNITQAALQDLLRTLRSPSSPLQQQQVLNILRSNPQLMAAFIKQRASKYKGGAGGPAPTGGPAGNVIAGGGPQVNMSAAGAGQSGMHMGAQGGTNIATMAQLQQVQQQQQMQQQIQQQQQQQLQQQQQMQQQQRPVLSGLQQQQVAALQQQQAAGRGLQGQGPQMANLNNPQFRELLMRRHLQQQQQQQQQQSQQQHQQQMGVNHGQCQQPQPPQGQGYMGQPGMQPPPVGQGPPGGPPLGPQQPGGPPNQQGPSYPGSAQQQATAALQQRLQQQHQHHLQMQQQNAMAGLPGGDSGPGGGGSVGPPQPPQAPQTGQNGPPPSQALLQQALHQRLLHQQQHLATGGSPAQHSNPMSPQQPPQMAQSPHPHLQGQTLPTSLANQVRSPQPSPRPQSQPPHSSPSPRMQPQPSPHHISPQMQTGSPHPAHLNQHHPGMVVPQQPSSQQQQQNSMEQFGSDQSAMLSQLSGMAGLHGQGGSSQDPLGQNLNHNPLDIM; this comes from the exons ATTTTGGTTCACTCTTTGACCTTGAGCACGACCTCCCAGACGAGCTCATCAGCTCCTCAGACCTGGGGCTGACCAATGGAGGCGACATCAACCAACTCCATACCAGTCTCGGAGGGATTGGTATGGGAGGCCAGGATGCTGCTGCAAAACATAAAcagttgtctgaacttttgcgTACTGGGGCGCCTTCACAGCAGGTTGGCCCTGCTTCCAACACTACTGGACTAGGGGGTTCCATGGGCATATTGGGAGGTGTCAACATCTCCCCTGGTGCACCTCAAGGCATACCCCCCCAGGGCCAGCAGCAGCAACCCGGACTCATGCAGCAGGTTGGGATGGTTGGAGGGGTTGCATCACTGAATCGGGTAACTGCAATGATGGGTGGCCAGAGGGGCAGCAATGGACAGCAACAGCAAGGCATGATGGCGGGTCATGTGTTGAACGGCTCGTCAAGAATGGGTTATCCGGGCAGTGCAGGCATGGGTAACAACAGTAATCTTTTAGCTGAAACCCTACAGCAGCAGCAGGGTGGTCAGCAAATGGGTTCCGGTGGTCAGCCAGGTATACGACCACAGCAGCCAGGAGCACTGAACAAG ATGAATATGATTGCCAATATGGGCCCCTATGGTGGTCCCTATGGTCAGTCTGCTGGCCAGGGGCTGCCTGGAGCAGGGCTGAGCCCACAACTCCAGAATAAGGCCGGAATGGCCAACAATTTGCCCAGCCAGTTTAACATGGACAAGAAAGTGCCAGCGGGGCAAACCATTCCTGGAATg AcgcctcagcagcagcagcctccAGGCATTGGCGGTGTATCAGTCGGTGGAGCAGCAGTGGGAGCGGCTCAGGTTGGACTCGGTGCTGTAGGGGCAGGTCCCTGCACAACGCCCCCTACAGCAGACCCGGAGAAGCGTAAGCTTATTCAACAGCAGCTGGTCCTTTTGCTCCACGCACATAAGTGCCAGCGAAGGGAGCAGGCTAACGGGGAAGTGAGACAGTGCAACCTGCCTCATTGTCGCACCATGAAGAACGTACTGAACCACATGACTCATTGCCAGGCTGGCAAGTCTTGCCAGG TGGCGCATTGTGCCTCATCAAGACAAATCATCTCTCACTGGAAGAACTGCACGCGACATGACTGTCCTGTATGCCTGCCTTTGAAAAACGCTGGAGACAAAAGGAACCAGCAAT CTCTGGTCAGCAGTGCAGGCCTGGGTTTGGTGAATTCTATAGGTTCAGGAGTACCAGGTGGACAGTCTAATACTCCAAACCTGAATCCGCCAAATCAGATTGACCCCAGCTCCATAGAGAGGGCCTACGCTGCTCTTGGTCTGACCTACCAGGGCAACCAGATGCAGCAACAGCCACCCCAGGCCAACATGCCAAACCAGGGGATGCAGGGGCAACCTGGGATGCGGAGTCTGAATGTCATGG GAGGAAATTCAATAGGAGTGAATGGTGGCGTGCAGCCCCCTAACCATCAGGCATCCCTGCTTCCAGATGCCATGTTGCAAAATACTTTAAATGCTCAGAG TTTGATGAGCGATGGTGTGGGGAACCTGGGATCCATGCCTACTGCAGCTCCTCCTTCAGCAGCTATGAGGAAGTCTTGGCATGAAGACATCACGCAAGACCTGCGCAACCACCTTGTGCATAAACT GGTGCAGGCCATCTTTCCCACTCCTGACCCAGCTGCTCTGAAGGACCGGCGGATGGAAAATCTGGTGGCATATGCTCGAAAAGTAGAGGGGGACATGTATGAGTCAGCCAACAGTAGG GCGGAGTACTACCACCTCCTGGCAGAGAAGATCTACAAGATCCAAAAGGAGCttgaggagaagaggaggaCACGTCTCCAAAAGCAGGGAATGATGCCAGGTCAACCTGGCTTGGCCACCTCAGGCTTCCCACAGGGGCCTCTCAGCCTGGGTCAGCCCCCCATGGCCCCAGGGCCACCTCTAA ATGGTCCTCATGCTGATCCGTCCATGATACGACCTGGAGGACCAAATCAGATGGCTAACAGGATGCAGAACCCAGCAG GAATTAACCAGTTTGGCCAGATGGGGATGCAGTCAATGGGTCAAAGGTCGACACCTCCGCTTCCACTCAATGCTCCAATGAACCAG ATGGGTATGGGATCAGCAAGGATGGGTCAGCCAAATGTCACGCAGTTACAGAACCAGTACCTCCCACCAAGCCAGTTTCCTGGGTCAAGTCCTGGTCTTGGTTCTGGTCCTGTTGGCGTGAACCAGCCAGGATCTCAGGCTGCAGTGCCGCTG CAGAACCAGATGTCAACTCCGCCTTCGCTCCCTGCCGGCAgcccttcagcccagtctgctACCCCTGCCCCTGGCTCTGCAGCCTCTGGCGGCTCTGTGGGGACTGTCTGTGGTAAAGGGCCTCTGCCCAACTTGCCTCCATCCTCCACGTCAAACCAGCCCAACACATTTCCTCACTGCCCACCCATCCGAACAAACTCTCCCTCACCAGCACGCAGCTTAACACCTCAACCTCATCAGACAGCTCCCACCATACCTCGTTCTCAGACACCACAGCCACAGACCCCGGGTACACCCCAGCTGCCTCCTCAGCATCAACAGCAAGCATCTCAGCCGCAGCAACCATCAGGGCAGGTGGGGAGCTCTGAGAAGGCTATTCAGCTTCCACAGCAGACCCTTGGGGGTGTGACTACGTCAGGCCTCCAGGCAGGTCAGGCTTCTTTGGTGCCTATCCAGAATGCACATGTGCCACTGCAGCTGCCCCCGACACCA CTGTCTCCGAAGCCACCTGTAACAGCAGATGTTCAGGTGTCTTCACCAGCCTCAGTCAGCAGCAGTACTGAGCCAAGCTCACAGCTTGGCCCTGCTCCCATCCAAGAGGATATCAAAATGGAAGTGAAAAaacaggaggaagaagaggacgaAGGAGATGAAACTCAAGGAGAGGGCAAGTGTCTGGGAAAGACGGGCAAAGTTGAGCCTGACGTTAAAGCGGAGGAGAAGTTTGAT ataaaaaaagaaaaattatcaGAAGAAGGGTGTAAAGCAGAGGCCATGGACACATCTTCATCCTCTGTGTCTTCGTCAGTGGAAACTGGGGAAGATAAAAAGCCAGAGGTTAAAAAAGAGCCCAAAGAGCAAGATGAGGCTTCTGTAGCTTCCCCAGCCAGCACTCAGAGCAAGAAGAAAA TCTTTAAGCCAGAGGAGCTGCGTCAGGCTCTGATGCCCACCTTGGAGGCTCTGTACCGGCAGGACCCAGAGTCCCTCCCCTTCCGTCAGCCGGTGGACCCCCAGTTACTGGGAATACCC GACTACTTTGACATCGTGAAGAACCCCATGGACCTGTCAACCATCAAGCGGAAACTGGACACAGGGCAGTACCAAGAGCCTTGGCAGTATGTCGAGGATATCTGGCTGATGTTCAACAACGCTTGGTTGTACAACCGCAAGACATCCCGTGTGTACAAGTACTGCTCCAAGCTGGCTGAGGTGTTTGAGACTGAGATTGATCCTGTCATGCAGGGCCTAGGATATTGCTGTGGAAGGAAG TTTGAGTTTTCCCCCCAAACTCTATGCTGCTATGGAAAACAATTATGCACCATCCAGCGTGATGCTGCTTATTTTAGCTATCAGAACAG TTCACCAAAATATGGGCTTCTTGCTGACAGGTACCACTTCTGTGAGAAGTGTTTCAACGAAATCCAGGGCGAGAGCGTCTCCCTGGGTGACGACCCCTCCCAGCCTCAGAC GTCCATCAGCAAAGACCAATTCCAGCGAAAGAAGAATGACACTCTTGACCCCGAGTT GCTTGTGGAATGTACCGACTGTGGTCGTAAAATGCACCAGATCTGTGTCCTGCATAATGAAACCATTTGGCCTTCAGG CTTTGTGTGTGACAACTGTCTCAAGATGGCCAACAAGACACGGAAAGAGAACAAATATGCAGCTAAGA GGCTTCCTCAGACCAAGCTGGGGAGCTATTTGGAGTCACGAGTGAATGACTACATCAAAAGGCAGAACCACCTTGAGGCTGGCGAGGTCACCATCCGTGTGGTCCATGTCTCCGACAAGGTGGTTGAGGTCAAACCAGGCATGAAGTCCAG GTTTGTGGACAGTGGCGAGATGTCAGAGTCTTTCCCATACAGGATGAAAGCCTTATTTGCCTTTGAGGATATCGATGGCGcagatgtgtgtttttttggaatgcacGTTCAAGAGTACGGCTCTGATTGCCCACCTCCCAACCAGAGACGAGTGTATATCTCTTACCTGGACAGTGTTCACTTCTTTAAACCTCGACACCTCAGGACCGCTGTTTATCATGAGATATTGCTTGGTTACCTGGAATATGCAAAGAGGCTGGG GTTTACAACAGGCCATATCTGGGCGTGTCCTCCCAGTGAGGGCGATGATTACATCTTCCATTGTCACCCAGCGGACCAGAAGATCCCCAAGCCAAAAAGGCTGCAAGAGTGGTACAAGAGGATGCTGGACAAGGCGGTCTCTGAGCGTATCGTCCATGACTACAAG GACATCTTCAAACAGGCAACAGAGGACCGCCTGACAAGTGCGAAGGAGCTGCCATACTTTGAGGGAGACTTTTGGCCCAACGTACTGGAGGAGAGCATCAAGGAgctggagcaggaggaggaggagaggaagagggAGGAGAACAGTACCTGCAATGAGAGTACTGAT GCCACAAAAGGAGACAGCAAGAATGCCAAAAAGAAGAACAATAAAAAGACGAGCAAGAACAAGAGCAGCTTGAGCCGTGCCAACAAGAAGAAGCCAGGGATGCCCAACGTGTCCAATGACCTTTCCCAGAAACTCTATGCCACCATGGAGAAACATAAGGAG GTCTTCTTTGTCATCCGACTCATCGCTGGCCCCACCGCCAACTCGCTGCCCCCCATCACTGACCCTGACCCCCTGATGGCCTGTGACCTGATGGACGGCCGGGACGCCTTCCTGACGTTGGCAAGGGACAAGCACCTGGAGTTCAGCTCTCTCAGGAGGTCCATGTGGAGTTCCATGTGTATGTTGGTGGAGCTCCATAATCAGAGCCAGGACCGTTTTGTCTACACTTGCAATGAGTGTAAACATCATGTGGAGACACGCTTCCACTGCACTGTTTGTGAG GACTATGACTTGTGCATCACCTGCTATAACATTAAAGGCCACGAGCACAAAATGGACAAATTGGGGCTTGGGCTGGATGATGACAGCAACAACCAGGCAGCGGCAGCTACCCAGAGTCCGGGAGACTCTCGCCGCCTGAGCATCCAGCGTTGCATCCAGTCACTGGTCCACGCTTGCCAGTGCCGCAATGCCAACTGCTCGCTGCCATCGTGCCAGAAGATGAAGCGTGTTGTTCAGCACACCAAAAGCTGCAAACGCAAGACAAATGGCGGCTGTCCTATTTGCAAACAGCTCATCGCTCTGTGCTGCTATCATGCCAAACACTGTCAGGAGAACAAATGTCCTGTGCCCTTCTGCCTCAACATCAAGCAAAAGCTCCGGCAGCAGCAACTGCAACATCGGCTCCAACAGGCGCAGATGTTAAGAAGGCGGATGGCCAGCATGCAGAGGGTGGGGCAGCCTGCTGGGGGTCAACCAGGAGGACCTGTCATGGGACTTCCGTCACCAGGCACAAATGGCATAACTGCACCCAGTACGCCGACATCTGTTGGAACTCAACCTGCAACTCCTCAGACACCGACGCAGACCGTGCCCTCGCTCCCTCAACAAGGATTGGGGCCTGGCCCCGGACTTCAACAAGCTCCTCAACCAGGTGGGATGTCTGTGCAAGGTGGCATGcctcctcagcagcaacagctTCACCACCAGTTTCAGCAGATGCCAGGTGGAGGAGGCGGCACCGGAGGCATAATGAGCTCCCCTCAACATCAGCACCACATGCTCACGCAGGTGCAGCAACAGCAAAGTGGGCCAGGAACCAACCATCAACAACTCCACCAACACCCAAACAACATGCCAGCATTTGCCAGCAGGCCTCCTGGTTCCTCTCCAATCCACCAATCCCAAGGAAAACCTGTTCTCGGATCAGCGACGCCTCCTCGGCAACAACCCGGTTGCCCCATCATGGCTGGTAACATCGGGGGCCAGCCTCCCAACCAACCCCAAGGCCAGCCAGCTCTTCCACAGCAGCAGCAACCTTCTGGCCCTCCACCAGCTGCAGTTGAGATCGCGATGAAGATCCAGAGGGTGGCCGACGCCCAGAGGAAGATGGCCCTGCAGAGACAAGTGGCTGCAGGCCTGATGCCTCCTCACCCCCACCATCAACAAGGCCAAGGTCAACCGATGCCCTTGGGACACCCGGGGACTGGAGGGCCGGTTGGACCGCAGGGCGTGCCGCCACAAAACCAAGCTGCAATGCAGTCCGCCCGGGCCCACATGGAGCAGCATCAGAGTGCTCCAGCTGGGATGATGGTCGGCGCTGGTGGGGCCATGCTAcatcaacaacagcaacagcaacagcaacagcagcagcagcagcagcagcaaggcAACATTCCACAGGGCCAGATCCCATCTCAGGTTCAACTTCAACAGCAGAGGATGGGCGCTCCACTTCAAAACCCACAACAGCAGTGGACAGGCCAAGGGATGCCCCCCCAGCAGAGACAGGCCATGATGAACCAAATGGGCCATCATCAAGTTTTGATGGTAgcgcaacagcagcagcaacaacaactgcAGCAGCAACAAGCTCAGAGCCATAATGCCATGATGAATATGGCtcaacaacagcaacagcagccGCCAGGTGCCGCTGGTGTGGTGCTAGGAGGGGCTGGGCCCGGGGCCGCAGGCGTCCCAGGAGCCGGCGCAGGCGGCAACATCACCCAGGCGGCACTACAGGATCTTTTACGCACTCTTCGCTCGCCCAGCTCGCCGCTCCAGCAGCAACAAGTCCTCAACATCCTACGCTCCAACCCTCAACTAATGGCCGCTTTCATTAAACAGAGGGCCTCAAAGTACAAGGGGGGGGCAGGAGGTCCCGCACCCACTGGGGGGCCTGCCGGGAACGTCATTGCTGGAGGGGGGCCACAGGTGAACATGAGTGCGGCCGGCGCGGGCCAGTCGGGGATGCACATGGGGGCCCAGGGTGGGACAAACATCGCCACTATGGCCCAGCTACAGCaagtgcagcagcagcagcagatgcaACAGCAAattcaacagcagcagcagcagcagttgcaacagcagcagcagatgcAACAGCAGCAGAGACCAGTCCTTAGTGGTTTACAGCAGCAGCAAGTTGCAGCTCTCCAGCAGCAACAAGCCGCAGGAAGAGGTCTGCAGGGCCAGGGACCACAAATGGCGAATCTTAACAATCCCCAATTCAGAGAACTGCTCATGAGGAGAcatctgcagcagcagcagcagcagcagcagcagcaatcaCAACAACAGCATCAACAGCAAATGGGGGTCAACCACGGTCAGTGTCAGCAGCCCCAGCCCCCACAGGGCCAGGGTTACATGGGCCAGCCTGGGATGCAGCCACCCCCAGTGGGACAGGGCCCCCCAGGAGGTCCACCCCTCGGCCCTCAGCAGCCCGGGGGTCCCCCTAACCAGCAGGGTCCGAGTTACCCGGGCTCAGCCCAGCAACAGGCCACAGCTGCACTGCAGCAAAGGCTCCAGCAACAACACCAACACCACCTCCAGATGCAGCAGCAGAACGCCATGGCAGGCCTCCCCGGGGGGGATTCCGGGCCTGGGGGCGGGGGCAGCGTGGGACCCCCGCAGCCCCCCCAGGCCCCTCAGACCGGTCAAAACGGCCCCCCGCCTTCTCAGGCCCTGCTTCAACAGGCCCTCCACCAGAGGTTGCTTCACCAACAGCAACATCTCGCCACCGGAGGCTCGCCGGCACAGCACAGCAATCCCATGAGCCCCCAGCAGCCCCCCCAGATGGCCCAGTCCCCTCACCCTCACCTCCAGGGCCAGACGCTGCCCACCTCCCTGGCCAACCAGGTGCGCTCCCCCCAGCCCTCACCCAGACCCCAGTCCCAACCGCCACACTCCAGCCCGTCACCACGCATGCAGCCCCAGCCGTCCCCTCACCACATATCTCCCCAGATGCAGACGGGATCCCCCCACCCGGCCCACCTGAACCAGCACCACCCAGGTATGGTGGTCCCACAGCAGCCTTCgtcccagcagcagcagcagaactcTATGGAACAGTTTGGCTCGGACCAGAGTGCCATGTTATCTCAGCTGAGTGGGATGGCGGGTCTCCATGGACAGGGGGGAAGCAGTCAGGACCCACTGGGCCAGAACTTAAATCACAACCCTTTAGACATCATGTAG